In Pseudohongiella acticola, the sequence TCAGCAGGTCACCACCGTTCTCTACCGTGATGCCGCCGATAGCAACAATGGGCAATTGTGTCTGCTGACGAATCAGGCGCAGGTTTTTGATGCTGGCCAGCGGCGCGTCCGGCTTGGTCAGGGACGGGAAAAAACGTCCCAGGGCAATATAGCTGGCACCGCTTTTTTCCGCCGCCGCTACCAGTGCCGGGTTGTCATGGCAACTGACGCCGATCACTGCTGACGGCCCCAGTCGGTATCGTGCTTCAGCCAGGTCGGTATCGGACTGACCAAGGTGAACGCCATCGGCCTCAACGGCCTGACACAGGTCAATGTCATCGTTGATAATCAGGCTGGCCTGGTAATGCTGGCACAGGGCCTTAAGCGCGGCTGCCTGCGCGACCCGGTGCCTGAATTCACCGCTCTTGCGTCGGTACTGCAGGACCCGTATGCCACCATCGAGGGCCTGTTTCACGGCTGATTCCAGTGCTGTGTCCGCAAGCAGATGCTCATCGGTTATTGCGTACACGCCTGAAGCAGGGAATACGCTCATTGCGGCGACAGGGTCTGGCAAAACTGAATTACCTGCTATGGTCTTAGTGAATTGGGATGGTGTCATGCATATGTGGCGCTATTCTAACAGAGCGTCTTCGGTCAGTGACAATTCCTGTGCAGCGTACGCACCCGTTGGTTCTAGGTATTTGTCGGCCGTCGATCGGGCAGGGCCTGGCCCTGCCCGGCCTGCCAGCCTCGTTGTAGCGCCTGCCAGGTGAAAGTCTGGGCATTGCAGGTCGCCTGAGTCAGCGGTTGAGCCAGCGCCAGCCCCGCCGCCAGCGCCGAAGCCAGTGTACAGCCGGAGCCATGGTAGCTGCCGGGTAGTCGCGGCCAGACCCAATATTCGGCGGGTGCATTGTTGTGATACAGGGTGTTGGTCACATCCTGCGTCTGTGCATGTGTGCCTGTCACCAGAACGTGCTGGCAGCCCAGTTGCATCAGTGTTGAAGCAGCGACGGCCTGATCGTCATGTTCATCCAGGCAGAGAGCGCTTAGTTCATCCGTGTTTGGCGTCAACACGGTCACCCTGGGCAGGATGTGGCTACGATAGGCGTCTACCAGGTCATTGTTGCTGAAATTAAAACCACCACCCGCTTTTAACACGGGGTCTGCCACGATCGGCAAGTTCTGATGGTCAGCAATTACTTCGCTTATAAGCCTCAGATTATCAAGATTGTCGATCAAGCCGATCTTGATGGCATGCACGGGCACGTCTGCCAACAGGGTCGCCAGTTGCGCTCTCAGCAGGTTGACGGCAACAGGCTGCGTGCGCACAACATTATGAGTGTCCTGAACGGTCAGTGACGTGATCACAGGCAGGCAATGACAGCCATTGGCAGACAGGGTCTCGATATCGGCCTGAATGCCGGCGCCACCGGTTGGGTCCAGGCCGGACAGACAGAGCACGTTGGGCCTGGCGTGAGGGGTATCGGGCCTGTCCAGGGCAGCGTGGCTCAAAATGGTTTTACAACAACAAGAATGACGATGGCGATCAATGCCAATACGGGTGCTTCGTTGAAATAACGAAAGAACACGTGGCTATGGGTATTGCGGTTCTCCCTGAATCGCACCAGAAACCACCCGCAGCTGATGTGGTAGACGATAACCAGCGCCACCAACGTCAGCTTGGCGTGGAACCAGCCCTGCGACAGATAAAACTCAGGCGCCGATGACACCAGCAGCCCGCCGAACAGCACGGTAAAAACCGCAGATGGCGTGCTTATGCCCCAATACAGTTTGCGCTCCATAATGACAAAGCGGTCTTTGCTGATCTGATCATCACTCATGGCGTGATAAACAAACAGCCTTGGCAGATAAAAAATACCTGCAAACCAGGTGATGACAGCAATAATATGAAACGCTTGAATCCAGGCCATAGCTTCCTACCAAGATGTTCATGGGGTATATATAGATTATGACGTCCGCAGCCAATCGCGTACAGTATAAAGCAACAATCAGCGTGTCCGCTGCGGTAAACCGGCAGCAGACGCTTGTGATAGCACCTGACGCCACCATCAGGTGTTAGAATAGAGACCAAATACAGTTAAACAATGCGGGAATGCGGGAGAGTGTCGTGATAAAAGCAGGGATAATCGGAGCCACTGGGTACACCGGCGTGGAGTTGTTGCGCCTGCTGGCGTTGCATGATGATGTGTCAATCGAGGTCGTCACCTCTCGTGAACTCGAAGGTACTGCCGTTGCGACCCTGTTTCCGAATCTGCGCGGGTATGTGGATCTTGCTTTTACGGCGCCGGATGATGATGCACTGGCTGCCTGTGACGTGGTTTTTTACGCAACGCCGCATACTGTTGCCATGAAAACGGCGGCAAAATTGATGGCACGGGGCGTGCGGGTAATCGATCTGTCTGCTGACTTTCGCTTAAAAGATCAGGCGGAATGGGAGCAGTGGTACAAAGAGCCCCACGAAAGCCCGGAACTGATCGCCAAGGCGGTCTACGGATTGCCGGAAGTGAATCGCGATCAGATTCGTGAGGCACAATTGATCGCGGTGCCGGGGTGTTATCCGACCGCCGTGCAGCTGGGATATCTACCCTTGCTGGAGAACGGGCTGGTTGACGCGTCGCGGTTGATTGCCGATGCCAAGTCCGGTGTCAGTGGCGCCGGCCGCAAAGCGGCTGTCGGCAGTCTGCTGTGCGAGTCTTCCGAGTCCATGAACGCCTACGGAGTTGCCGGCCACCGGCATTTGCCGGAAATTTCTCAAGGACTGCGAGCCGCGGCCGGTGGGGATGTCGGGCTGACCTTTATTCCGCATCTGACGCCGATGATACGGGGCATTCACGCCACGCTGTACGCCGCACCCGTTGGCAAGGTCAGCGCAGAGCAATTGCAGGCATTGTACGAAGACCGGTATCAATCCGAGCGTTTTGTCGATGTGATGCCGATGGGCTCACAGCCAGCCACGCGCAATGTCAAAGGCACCAACCGGTGTCAGCTGGCGGTGCATTACCTTGAGCACAGCAATAATATTGTGGTCCTGTCAGTAATCGATAATCTGGTGAAGGGCGCATCCGGTCAGGCTGTACAGAATATGAATATCATGTTCGGGCTGAATGAAAGCGCCGGACTGAAAACCATCTCTTTACTGCTGTAAGTAGCGATTATGCCAGGTGCCGTCAAGGGTAGCAGACAACATCGAATGACCGTAGTGCGGCACCGGCCGTGGCAACGTGCAGGACTATTCCTGATATTCGGTTTGCTCTTTTCTTTGGCGCTGGTGCTGGCTTACCGCACGGGTTTTCAGCGAGGTGCAGATAATCTGTCAGAGATGGGCCTGGCACATCAGCAGGGCCTGTCGGATGTGCAGCGTGCCACCGGGCAAATAGCAGAGCTGCAGGCTGCGTTATCCGTCGCGGAGCGAAACC encodes:
- the thiE gene encoding thiamine phosphate synthase, translating into MSVFPASGVYAITDEHLLADTALESAVKQALDGGIRVLQYRRKSGEFRHRVAQAAALKALCQHYQASLIINDDIDLCQAVEADGVHLGQSDTDLAEARYRLGPSAVIGVSCHDNPALVAAAEKSGASYIALGRFFPSLTKPDAPLASIKNLRLIRQQTQLPIVAIGGITVENGGDLLTAGADMLAVINHLFAAPDIRARARELNNLF
- the thiD gene encoding bifunctional hydroxymethylpyrimidine kinase/phosphomethylpyrimidine kinase, yielding MLCLSGLDPTGGAGIQADIETLSANGCHCLPVITSLTVQDTHNVVRTQPVAVNLLRAQLATLLADVPVHAIKIGLIDNLDNLRLISEVIADHQNLPIVADPVLKAGGGFNFSNNDLVDAYRSHILPRVTVLTPNTDELSALCLDEHDDQAVAASTLMQLGCQHVLVTGTHAQTQDVTNTLYHNNAPAEYWVWPRLPGSYHGSGCTLASALAAGLALAQPLTQATCNAQTFTWQALQRGWQAGQGQALPDRRPTNT
- the hemJ gene encoding protoporphyrinogen oxidase HemJ; the encoded protein is MAWIQAFHIIAVITWFAGIFYLPRLFVYHAMSDDQISKDRFVIMERKLYWGISTPSAVFTVLFGGLLVSSAPEFYLSQGWFHAKLTLVALVIVYHISCGWFLVRFRENRNTHSHVFFRYFNEAPVLALIAIVILVVVKPF
- the argC gene encoding N-acetyl-gamma-glutamyl-phosphate reductase, producing MIKAGIIGATGYTGVELLRLLALHDDVSIEVVTSRELEGTAVATLFPNLRGYVDLAFTAPDDDALAACDVVFYATPHTVAMKTAAKLMARGVRVIDLSADFRLKDQAEWEQWYKEPHESPELIAKAVYGLPEVNRDQIREAQLIAVPGCYPTAVQLGYLPLLENGLVDASRLIADAKSGVSGAGRKAAVGSLLCESSESMNAYGVAGHRHLPEISQGLRAAAGGDVGLTFIPHLTPMIRGIHATLYAAPVGKVSAEQLQALYEDRYQSERFVDVMPMGSQPATRNVKGTNRCQLAVHYLEHSNNIVVLSVIDNLVKGASGQAVQNMNIMFGLNESAGLKTISLLL